GTAATCGCCATCTCCGGCGACGAGCACGCACGCTTGGTAGCTGCCCTGCTGAGCGTGGGCAAGGACGTCCGTCGTGAGGCTCACATCGACACCCTTGGACCTCCCTCCCTTTGGCTTGCGAAAGACCTTGGGTGAGAACGCGAGCGCGAGAAGAGCCTCGCGGACGTCATCCAACTTGATGTCGTCTCCTTGCACCGCAGTGTAGAAGTAGGAACGAAATGATCGGAGGGCGAGATTCAGCCGCCCGAAGGCGAGCTTGCGGTCTCCTGAAAGGCCTTGGCCCGGAAACCAAAAATGGGTGTCCTTCAAGTAGTGCTGACCCGGAATCAGGACTCGTCCGGTCGAGGACGCCACTTCCTGCGCTCGTATGGTGAAGTTCTCGCCATCGACGAACATCATCCACGGGTGGCCCAGACTCGCGGATGTAATCGCATTCGAAACCATGGCCTGGGACCTCCGGAGCGTGCCCAACGTCAGGATACCACGCTGTCGATTATGGCTCGGAAGTTGCGATGCCGGTCAGGGAGTGAAGACGTCGTCTTTGGTAAAGTTGCACCCGTGGGCGAACGGCGCGACGGGCGCTGGTCGATGTTGGCAGCGGGAAGTCATTGACCGTGGATACGTTTTGGAGTATAAGAGAGGCTCCTGCCCGCGAGAGGCGTCGTGGATAGTCTCGCTCTCTCGTTCCCTGGAGACCGCATGCGCCCCGCCGGATGCGTGACGATTTCGATGGCGTTCGCTTGCTGCGTGCGCTTGCCATTTGGGTTTCGCGCCGTTGTTGATTTCACGTCTGCTCCTCCGCTGCAGCATCGCTGCAGGGTATCCTTGGAGCTATGAGGACAACCACGCCGTTCTGTCGATGGAACGTGCCGCGGAGCGCTTTCCTGCTCCTCTTGTCCATCGTGGTTGGGACGACCCTCGCTGCCGCCTCTGTCGGGTGGGGGAACGTCGGTCCAAAGCCACCCGACCGCCATTTTCACGCCAT
This is a stretch of genomic DNA from Acidobacteriota bacterium. It encodes these proteins:
- a CDS encoding NYN domain-containing protein; this translates as MVSNAITSASLGHPWMMFVDGENFTIRAQEVASSTGRVLIPGQHYLKDTHFWFPGQGLSGDRKLAFGRLNLALRSFRSYFYTAVQGDDIKLDDVREALLALAFSPKVFRKPKGGRSKGVDVSLTTDVLAHAQQGSYQACVLVAGDGDYVPLIQEVRRLGRNVFVAFFKNNGLSPELRLEADDFLDLTDLLLKQGTQEKAPEALHGPR